Proteins encoded by one window of Mastacembelus armatus chromosome 23, fMasArm1.2, whole genome shotgun sequence:
- the nup50 gene encoding nuclear pore complex protein Nup50 — MAKRIADKELTDRNWDQEDEGEEAGTFSVASEDVLKNRAIKKAKRRNVGSEGESGGAFKGFKGFSLTTGGGSIPAGFSGFGNGGGFKGLGGLTDGNSITPSFGGFSSPVTSSAAPGLMFNGPTSTKPTADVSTKQTNGSAPSPTQSSGSSSSSNKEYSRQLTALNCSVRDWITKHVNDNPLCDLNPIFRDYERHLASIERQYGAGATAPADGSLEEKKKGGMLPTTATPPPSSSSSSSSSAAPAPSPALFSFGKNTTENSAAASIPAGVTFNFGQKVDSSVLGSLGSKTTTPSFSFSSSSSTSSGQTSLFGAPGSAQLSFSGTKGEAAQPADENGDEESEEPPKPEVKEVKEDDAFYSKKCKLFYKKDSEFKDKGVGTLHLKQTEEGKTQMIIRADTNLGNILLNIIVQASMPCSRVGKNNVMVICVPNPPVDDKNPSTPVPLLIRVKTSEDADELHKILEEKKG, encoded by the exons ATGGCGAAGAGGATTGCAGATAAAGAGTTAACGGACAGGAACTGGGATCAGGAGGACGAGGGAGAGGAG GCGGGAACCTTTTCAGTTGCAAGTGAAGATGTGCTGAAGAACCGAGCGATTAAAAAGGCCAAACGCCGAAATGTTGGATCTGAG GGTGAAAGTGGAGGAGCCTTCAAAGGTTTCAAAGGGTTTTCTCTGACCACGGGTGGAGGTTCGATTCCAGCAGGGTTTTCTGGCTTTGGGAACGGTGGAGGCTTTAAAGGCCTTGGAGGCCTGACCGACGGAAACAGCATCACGCCTTCCTTtggaggtttttcctctcctgtaACGTCCTCCGCTGCCCCTG GTCTAATGTTCAATGGCCCCACCTCCACCAAACCCACCGCTGACGTCAGCACCAAGCAGACCAACGGCTCCGCCCCGAGCCCGACTCAAAGCTCcggctccagcagcagcagcaacaaggaGTACAGCCGGCAGCTCACAGCGCTCAACTGCTCCGTGCGGGACTGGATCACCAAGCACGTGAACGACAACCCTCTGTGTGATCTCAACCCCATCTTCAGGGATTATGAGCGCCACCTGGCCAGCATCGAGCGGCAGTACGGAGCCGGAGCCACCGCTCCGGCTGATGGAAGCttggaggagaagaagaagggagggATGCTTCCCACCACAGCCACCCCTCCTCCTTCATCgtcctcctccagcagcagctcgGCGGCTCCGGCTCCCTCCCCCGCATTGTTCTCCTTTGGTAAAAATACGACAGAAAACTCAGCTGCTGCGTCCATCCCCGCCGGCGTCACGTTTAACTTCGGGCAGAAGGTGGACAGCTCGGTTCTCGGCTCCTTAGGATCCAAAACGACGACCCCCagcttttccttctcctcctcatccagcACCTCCTCCGGTCAGACCTCCCTGTTTGGAGCTCCTGGGTCTGCTCAGCTGTCCTTCAGTGGGACGAAAGGCGAGGCTGCTCAGCCTGCAG aCGAGAACGGAGATGAAGAGTCAGAGGAGCCGCCCAAACCTGAGGTCAAAGAGGTGAAAGAGGACGATGCTTTCTACTCGAAGAA GTGTAAACTGTTCTACAAGAAGGACTCGGAGTTCAAAGACAAAGGAGTGGGAACTCTgcacctgaaacaaacagaggagGGGAAAACTCAGATGATCATTCGTGCAGACACCAAcctgg GAAACATCCTGCTCAACATCATCGTGCAGGCGTCCATGCCGTGCTCTCGGGTCGGTAAGAACAACGTGATGGTGATTTGCGTCCCCAACCCGCCGGTCGACGACAAAAACCCCAGCACCCCCGTCCCCCTTCTCATCCGGGTCAAAACCTCTGAGGACGCCGACGAGCTCCACAAAATACTGGAGGAGAAGAAAGGCTGA